A stretch of Rhea pennata isolate bPtePen1 unplaced genomic scaffold, bPtePen1.pri scaffold_32, whole genome shotgun sequence DNA encodes these proteins:
- the LOC134154649 gene encoding olfactory receptor 14A16-like — protein sequence MSNSSSISEFLLLAFAATRELQLLHFSFFLGIYLAALLGNGLIITAIICDPHLHTPMYFFLLNLSVLDLSSISTTVPKSMANSLWNTRAISYSGCAAQVFLVVFLFSAEYSLLTVMAYDRYVAICRPLHYGTLMDSRACVRMAAAAWGSGFLYAVLHTGNTFSLLLCQGNTVDQFFCEIPQILKLSCSDSYLREAGLLEVSACLFFGCFVFIVLSYVQIFTAVLRIPSEQGRHKAFSMCLPHLAVVSLFISTGLFAYLKPSSISSPTLDLVLAVLYSMVPPALNPLIYSMRNKELQAAVRKLFQLVLVQQQ from the coding sequence atgtccaacagcagctccatcagtgagttcctcctcctggcatttgcagCAACAcgagagctgcagctcttgcacttctccttcttcctgggcatctacctggctgctcttctgggcaacggcctcatcatcacagccataATCTGTGATCCCCatctccacacccccatgtacttcttcctcctcaacctgTCTGTCCTTGACCTcagctccatctccaccactgtccccaaatccatggccaattccctctggaacaccagggccatttcctactctggatgtgctgcccaggtctTCCTGGTTGTCTTCTTATTTTCAGCAGagtattctctcctcactgtcatggcctatgaccgctacgttgccatctgcagacccctgcactatggcacactcatggacagcagagcttgtgtcagaatggcagcagctgcgTGGGGCAGTGGTTTTCTCTATGCGGTGCTGCACactggaaatacattttcactactgctctgccaaggcaacacagtggaccagttcttctgtgaaatcccccagatcctcaagctctcctgctctgactcCTATCTCCGGGAAGCTGGGTTGCTTGAGGTTAGTGCCTGTTTATtctttggttgttttgttttcattgtgctgtcctacgtgcagatcttcactgctgtgctgaggatcccctctgagcagggccgacacaaagccttttccatgtgcctcccgcaCCTGGCTGTGGTTTCCCTATTCATCAGCACTGGCCtctttgcctacctgaagccctcctccatctcctccccaaCTCTGGATCTGGtgctggctgttctgtactccATGGTCCCTCCAGCACTGAACCctctcatctacagcatgaggaacaaggagctccaggcagcagtgaggaaactgtttcagctggtactagttcagcagcaatga